A portion of the Simkania negevensis Z genome contains these proteins:
- the glgB gene encoding 1,4-alpha-glucan branching protein GlgB, with translation MQKILMKDPHKLLGLHELPEGKVIRLWRPEATEAALEVKGKVCQARAVDTAGLFELMVDSSIGATDYRITHPSGLEAHDPYSFLPTFSNEDERLFSLGKHEKIAEVMGGRLTIHYGIAGVKFAVWAPCAQAVSLVGDFNHWNPHLHPMRLMGASGVWELFVPGLKEGEKYKFYILTSEGHGLFKADPYALQGEMRPNTASVVTRSEEHVWQDHKWLERRTSDAPLKQPLNIYEIHMGSWKMQGFEFMNYRTVAPHLANYCKEMGYTHVEFMPIMGHPLDESWGYQVTGFYAISSRYGTIADFQYLVDYLHQNDIGVIFDWVPGHFPTDLHSIVQFDGTHLYEHQDPRQGYHPHWNTHIFNYGRFEVINFLIGSALYYLEKMHIDGLRVDAVSSMVYLDYGRKKGEWIPNEKGGNENLEAIAFLQELNTQVQKKFPGVLMIAEESHAFPGVTKPVSEGGLGFHLKWGLGWMNDTLRFFQTGFDYRDHRKNLLTHEFTYYFDEQYLLPLSHDEVVHEKKSLLSKMPGNEWEKFANLRLLLSYMICHPGKKLLFMGGEFGLWKEWNCKEELPWHLIELPMHQKLKCCVRDLNHFYRHHSALWEEDFSKEGFEWVDTEMTFSYFRHAKNETLLCVHNLTSRKLENVAIPCKNFMPIEIFNTDSQEYGGYGILNPNISNACLNLAPFATSILCQKKST, from the coding sequence TGAGTTGCCTGAGGGAAAGGTGATTCGTCTTTGGCGGCCTGAAGCGACTGAGGCTGCATTGGAAGTGAAGGGGAAAGTTTGCCAGGCAAGAGCAGTAGACACTGCGGGGCTATTTGAGCTTATGGTTGATTCCTCGATTGGCGCAACCGATTACCGTATTACCCATCCGTCAGGACTTGAAGCACACGATCCCTACTCCTTTCTCCCAACATTTTCCAATGAAGATGAACGTCTTTTTTCATTAGGGAAGCATGAAAAAATCGCCGAGGTGATGGGCGGGAGGCTAACTATTCACTATGGAATCGCTGGGGTGAAGTTTGCTGTTTGGGCTCCTTGTGCTCAGGCGGTTTCCCTTGTTGGCGATTTTAATCACTGGAATCCCCATTTGCATCCGATGCGGCTCATGGGAGCCTCGGGAGTGTGGGAGCTTTTTGTTCCGGGGTTAAAAGAAGGGGAAAAGTACAAATTTTACATCCTCACTTCTGAAGGGCATGGGCTCTTCAAAGCCGATCCCTATGCCTTACAAGGGGAGATGCGACCCAACACGGCTTCTGTTGTCACACGCAGTGAAGAGCATGTTTGGCAAGACCATAAGTGGCTAGAAAGGCGAACAAGTGATGCTCCTTTAAAACAGCCACTCAACATCTATGAAATCCACATGGGTTCTTGGAAAATGCAAGGCTTTGAATTCATGAATTACCGCACAGTAGCACCTCATCTTGCCAATTACTGCAAAGAAATGGGGTACACTCATGTCGAATTCATGCCAATCATGGGGCATCCTCTCGATGAGTCATGGGGATACCAAGTGACGGGGTTTTATGCGATTTCGAGCCGCTATGGAACAATTGCAGACTTCCAGTATTTGGTCGATTATCTCCATCAAAACGATATTGGAGTGATTTTTGATTGGGTTCCCGGCCATTTTCCAACAGATTTACACTCGATTGTCCAATTTGATGGAACCCATCTTTACGAACATCAAGATCCCAGACAGGGGTATCATCCACACTGGAATACTCATATTTTTAACTACGGCCGCTTTGAAGTGATCAATTTTCTCATTGGAAGCGCCCTTTATTACCTCGAAAAGATGCACATTGATGGACTTCGCGTCGATGCTGTTTCTTCGATGGTCTATCTCGATTATGGTCGTAAAAAAGGGGAGTGGATTCCGAACGAAAAGGGAGGCAATGAAAACCTTGAAGCGATTGCGTTTTTGCAAGAACTCAACACCCAAGTGCAAAAAAAGTTTCCTGGTGTTTTGATGATTGCAGAAGAGTCTCACGCTTTCCCAGGAGTGACCAAACCTGTTTCTGAAGGAGGGCTTGGATTTCACCTCAAGTGGGGTTTAGGTTGGATGAACGACACCTTAAGATTTTTTCAAACGGGATTTGACTACCGTGATCATCGAAAAAACCTTCTAACGCATGAATTCACCTACTACTTCGACGAACAATATCTCCTGCCTCTTTCTCATGATGAGGTTGTGCATGAGAAAAAAAGCCTCCTGTCGAAGATGCCAGGAAATGAGTGGGAAAAATTTGCCAATTTACGCCTGCTTTTGAGCTACATGATCTGTCATCCAGGAAAAAAACTCCTTTTCATGGGAGGGGAGTTTGGTCTTTGGAAAGAGTGGAATTGCAAAGAGGAACTTCCGTGGCACCTGATTGAACTTCCGATGCATCAGAAGCTGAAATGTTGTGTCCGAGACCTCAATCATTTCTATCGACACCACTCTGCACTTTGGGAAGAAGATTTTTCAAAAGAGGGGTTTGAATGGGTGGATACCGAAATGACTTTTAGTTATTTTCGTCATGCAAAAAACGAGACTCTCCTCTGTGTTCATAATCTCACTTCTCGAAAGCTAGAAAATGTCGCTATTCCCTGTAAAAATTTCATGCCCATTGAAATTTTTAATACCGATTCGCAAGAATATGGAGGGTATGGCATACTAAACCCAAACATCAGTAACGCATGTCTGAATCTAGCACCCTTTGCAACAAGCATCTTATGTCAAAAAAAGAGTACCTGA